The proteins below come from a single Arthrobacter crystallopoietes genomic window:
- a CDS encoding MFS transporter: MSTNTQPRSAASNQRRVAFATIIGTTIEWYDFFIYATAAGLVFADLFFKPAGDSIGLLLAFASVGISFLFRPLGAFLAGHYGDKIGRRAMLVLTLILMGASTTLIGFLPTYATAGVLAPILLLLLRIVQGISAGGEWGGAVLMAVEHAPRDRRGRAGSFPQLGVPLGMLLASGVTALMTGVISPGEAFVEWGWRVPFLLSFVLIVVGYIVRRTVEESPVFQEIAEKKEQRSVPAVELFKKHWLLVILAALVFAGNNAAGYMATGGFIPSYATDPDGPVGLDRTSVLVAITFAAAMWFVFTLLAGILADKIGRKKTYLIGFSAQVLTVFPLFWLINTGELWGLYLALGLFSVGLGLGYGPQAAWYSEIFPASVRFSGVSISYALGAILGGAFAPTIAQALVQATGSSTAVSVYLLIMTLVSMGAVLVLRDRPGIDLSINNQAEQEVGATIFDKRRGASTDDVDVVKTTV; this comes from the coding sequence ATGAGCACTAACACGCAGCCCCGCTCCGCGGCTTCGAACCAGCGCCGGGTGGCCTTTGCCACCATCATCGGCACCACCATCGAGTGGTACGACTTCTTCATCTATGCCACGGCCGCTGGTCTGGTGTTCGCCGACCTCTTCTTCAAGCCGGCCGGCGACTCGATCGGCCTGCTGCTTGCCTTCGCCTCCGTGGGCATCAGCTTCCTCTTCCGGCCCCTGGGTGCGTTCCTGGCCGGCCACTACGGCGACAAGATCGGCCGCCGCGCCATGCTGGTGCTCACGCTGATCCTGATGGGCGCGTCCACTACGCTGATCGGCTTCCTGCCCACCTATGCCACCGCCGGCGTGCTGGCTCCCATCCTGCTGCTCCTGCTGCGCATCGTCCAGGGCATCTCCGCCGGCGGCGAATGGGGCGGAGCCGTCCTGATGGCCGTCGAGCACGCTCCGCGGGACCGCCGCGGCCGTGCAGGCTCCTTCCCGCAGTTGGGTGTTCCCCTGGGCATGCTGCTGGCATCGGGCGTCACCGCCCTGATGACCGGTGTCATCTCCCCCGGCGAAGCCTTCGTCGAATGGGGCTGGCGCGTACCGTTCCTGCTGAGCTTCGTGCTCATTGTGGTCGGTTACATTGTCCGCCGGACGGTGGAGGAAAGCCCGGTCTTCCAGGAAATCGCGGAGAAGAAAGAGCAGCGCTCGGTTCCCGCCGTCGAACTTTTCAAGAAGCACTGGCTGCTGGTCATCCTTGCCGCCTTGGTTTTCGCAGGCAACAACGCCGCGGGCTACATGGCCACCGGTGGGTTCATCCCCAGCTACGCCACCGACCCTGACGGCCCGGTGGGACTGGACCGCACCTCGGTCCTGGTAGCCATCACCTTCGCCGCCGCGATGTGGTTTGTCTTCACCCTGCTGGCTGGCATCCTGGCCGACAAGATTGGCCGCAAGAAGACGTACCTGATTGGCTTCAGCGCCCAGGTACTCACCGTGTTTCCACTCTTCTGGCTGATCAACACCGGCGAACTCTGGGGTCTCTACCTGGCGCTGGGACTGTTCTCGGTGGGCCTCGGCCTGGGCTACGGACCGCAGGCTGCCTGGTACAGCGAAATCTTCCCGGCCTCCGTGCGCTTCTCCGGCGTCTCCATCTCCTACGCACTCGGCGCCATCCTCGGCGGCGCCTTCGCACCGACCATCGCCCAGGCGCTGGTGCAGGCCACCGGATCTTCTACGGCAGTCTCGGTCTACCTGCTGATCATGACACTGGTTTCCATGGGCGCTGTGCTGGTCCTGCGTGACCGCCCGGGCATCGACCTGAGCATCAACAACCAGGCCGAGCAGGAAGTCGGAGCCACCATCTTCGATAAGCGCCGCGGCGCCTCCACCGACGACGTCGACGTCGTGAAGACCACCGTCTAA
- a CDS encoding SHOCT domain-containing protein: MLTAATGAIAASSLVAQGPWNDGRGPGWWILLVPLFWILVIGFAVFLIRRTMWRNRRQESVLGAEGVLRERYARGEIDETEFRQRLEVLRAQPQR, translated from the coding sequence ATGTTGACCGCAGCAACCGGCGCCATCGCCGCCAGCAGCCTTGTCGCCCAAGGACCCTGGAACGACGGGCGCGGGCCCGGCTGGTGGATCCTGCTGGTTCCGCTCTTCTGGATCCTTGTTATCGGCTTCGCCGTCTTCCTGATCCGCCGCACCATGTGGCGCAATCGCAGGCAGGAAAGTGTTCTCGGGGCCGAAGGCGTCCTCCGCGAGCGGTATGCCCGCGGGGAGATCGATGAGACGGAGTTCCGCCAGCGGCTGGAGGTCCTTCGCGCCCAGCCGCAACGCTAG